TGCTAGAGGTGTGGTAGTCTGAGGAAAGAGCCTAGTGGTAAAGGAGCAGTAGAAGAAGGAGAGATGGTACCTTTCTCTGCAGATGTTCTTTCTCCTTGGATGGTATACAGGAGACTCACCCTGGGCACttgatgttattggccacaggaTCACACACAGGCAAAACCTTCCAGGGCCATTTGCTGAGCCTCCTTCTGTTCTGGCGATGTTTCAATTGCGCAGAAGTTACAGGCTCgccgtagatgttccatggcACAGCAAGGCCGTAGATGTTTCCTGGCCTGccgtagctgttccctggcccGCCGTAGAGGTTCCATGGCCCGCCGTAGAGGTTCCATGGCCCGCTGTAGTTGTTCCCTGGCCCCGCGTAGTTGTTCCCTGGCCCGCCGTAGTTGTTCCCTGGCCCGccgtagctgttccctggcccAGCGAACTGCTCTCAAtcctatatagataaataaaatcacagtaaggaaaaaaattaaaatgaatcccTGGGACGGCCTTTCATCCAACTAGTCTGAACTACTGAACCCATTTCACTACAATTACCAGCAGATTTGACATGGCGGTAGTTCCATGATTCTACTACGAGTATGCTGCGTCTGCTACTGACTTGCAGCAAGCGAATTGGATGCAAATGCTGTTACTATTGCTGCGCAGAATGAACTGCAGTTTACAAAAGCACCTACTAACTAGCGCATGAATTGCTGCAGGCACAACAGTTGCTAGAGTAATGGCAACCAACTAGCACTTGAGATTTATAACAGGAAAGCTGCAAAATAAAACTTATATGATTCAAAAgcaacattattttacattatattattgtactaaaatgtaataataaggtaAAGTACCCctctaaaaatatgtttattattccTAGCACCACTATTACAATTCCAGCTCAAGCAGCTTCTCATTTTAGTAAGTTAAGTGATGTGACAGTACAGCCATAACAAATATAATGGATTCCCTCACCTTGTTTGGCCGGCCGGTTCTGCACAGCCCGAAGGTGTTCCTCGatttcagccctgatggtctTCGTAGGGGGCAGTTCAGCAATGAACGGGTGCTGCAGCAGCTCTTCCGCACTCCATCTCCGGGAAGGATCCTTCTCAAGGCATGACTCCAAGAAGGACACAAAAGTTTGAGACCTGGAAAAAGGAAAAGATTTGAGcaagaaaaacagatttattgCTTTAATCGCTAATATGCCAAGGTGAGAGACACAGAGTTGCAGTATCAGCATCGCACAGTGAcatgagctgggaaggactcaccaggtCCTTGATATGAGCCTCGGAGAGTCGTTGTTGATGATCAGGTCCGACACTAGTTCCTGATCggcgtatgctaaaagttaaaaacatatatatatgagtcCCTTCAAACATGACGCTGAAGTATTGGGGCTTATTTGCTATTTCCACCATAATAGACATTTTGCTTTAGAATAATTATAACAAACAAACGATACCCCTGCACATAGAAACACAGGCATGGCCTGCAATTCTGAATGTAACAGATGACTAAATAAAGGCTCTTTGCCAGACTGGGTAACAATTCCTTGGTTACAATGTACAGAAACCCACAATTGTTGTGATTTACTTACGTGTTTTTCCCTCAGCCATTTCGATGGCAGTGATTCCCAgggaccagatgtcacactggaaaagaagACACCAAAGAGCATTAGGATAGAATTGGTTTAGCGTATAATTTAGTTACTTGTTACCGGGGGGTTCCCAATGGCTTCATGTTTAGCACTCATGTAACTGAATTAGCCTTTACTGAATGCAGCACCCATTTGTGCAGACACATAAATGCCATTGGGTCCTCCTACTGCTTCTACAACATACTTTGGTGTCGAATTCCGGTTCCCTGTCCCTCCTCCTAAAGGCCTCGGGCGCCATCCAGTGCGCAGTCCCATCAGCCTGGTTGCACTTTCCTGTCTGTGGGTCCAGGTCCCAGCAGTTTCCGAAATCGACTGAAATGACAGATTaaacatataaatggaaaattcattcattttaagGGCAATAAGATAAAAACCTGTATCATGATACCCTCTGTACTTTATATCCACAGAAGCTTCCCCCCATCCATTCATCTTACAACTATAAGTTTTACTCACTGAGTTTGATGTTCCCCTTCTTGGTGAGCATCACGTTGGGGCTCTTGATGTCTCTGTGAACGGCCCGGTGGTGGTGAATGTGGTTGAGAGCCTGGGGAGATTGAGAtgtaggttataagaatataacagacatttggctaaatattcctAACAAAGAGCGTGTAACACAATGTAGGATAATGTAAAGTAAAATAATAGAAGAGTCTTTAAGGAGTTAATCCAAGTTTACCTTCAATACCTCCCTGCAGACATAGCCAATCCAGGTCTCCTTCAGGGATTGGCCTTCGGTGCTGTTGATCAGGTCGTACAGGGAGCCGCCGCTGCAGTACTCAAGGACAAGCTGCAATAGGAAGGAATGATTTCAGGCcgtgtatgtattttattgccTCCAATGGAGATCTCTTTGGCACATAAAGGATGAATGTGATGCAACAAACAATTTCTTACCTCCAGATACTCCGATGACTCCTCGTTTGGAGCAGGGTGGTGATAAGCTCCATAGTAAGAGGCGATGTTCCTGTGCCTGCTGAACTTCAGGAGAAAGCTTACCTCTCGGCAGACTGACTCCTCATCCTGGAGAGGGAAAATAGAAACCCTTTAGCTCACATAGGCAGCCACACAATAAGAATGATATGGAGAAAGGAACTATAAAGAAACCTTACCCGAGTGATGTTGGCCATCTTGACGGCTACCTTACCTCTTTGATGGTGATGGCCCTGTAACACACACAGAAAGGTGTAACTGACATTCAGTATTAGCTGGAAATATCAAGACTCATATTGGGAACAAACTGACAGAAATATTAAGTTATGAAGGAATGTAATCATGTGCATAGCAGGGATAGTGATAGCACTTTCAACTTGCTTTCAGCTCCCCCTGCTCTCTAGGAATTTGGTTGGTCCCTTACCATGAACACGGCTCCAGTGCCGCCCTCTCCGATTTGCGTctccttggtcagccgaccatcaggaggctgggaaaaacagataaatagaattaaaggggaattttattgataacataatattcaacagggtaaaaaatatgtattaactacAATGGGGGCAGATAGGAAGGAGAGGGACTTTTGGGAAGGAGGGGCATGAGAAACACATGAGAGACAGAGGCAATTGGCAGGTGTGAGGTTCATAAAACTGGGGGGGTATCACAAAACCAACACCCAAATTCCATGCTCTAGCAGCCCCTACAGGGTGTTGGTCATGGATGTCACCCTCTTTCCTACTCACCTTATAAATTTCGGAGAGGCATCCGAATTCAGCTGTTCGCTGAGGGAAAATTTAAAGATTTTGTTAGTTTAAAGGGTCATTATTAGGCCCAACACTTGCTGAGTAACGAAATGGTACTACCCCGTGTGCCCTTCCACTAAAAGTGGGGTCCCATAGCAAATTCACTTTAGGGCCTTTGAACCTTGGCCAAGAATGGGACTTTATTCACAAACCAACTTATTAGTCtttgccccactgtgccccctacaccccctgggcccccagcagtcacagggtctcctttctctatagttacacccctggatagtaaagaactgtctgataaagtgtctgattctgagataaattggccccatataCAACCAGATATTTATTCAGGCTCATTAAAGAGCCCCATATGGGCAGAacactgctctgtgtgtcactgaatgggttaacaGTCTATACTTTACAGCAAAACCCGTCAAATGAAATCCATAGCAGGAGCCTTACCTTCCtccggggggcgcagaatggcattgcgccctagtggttttgctcttaaaagagcagttgggtttagaaaaaaaaaaaatcagctgatatcaatggaagatgttttttccaaagaaaagctgaaaatttcaggaaaatcactgaaaatcgcTCTGAAAAAGCTTTGAATTCGCTCAGAAATCGCTCTGTCGCACAGAAtttcactgtatggggggacagaaATGAAAAGATATAAATTCCATGGTCCGGCCCTCTCTGCTATACAGATCAGgatacactgcattatattcacATTATTATATTCACATTATTCCCCCCCTGACCAATCCTTCCATTTTACCAAAAAACTGATATTTATTCTCtatgatattttcattcaaatttctgAAATCTGATTTCTGTGTAATGTGACATTATCTCAGGTTAGCAAAAATCATGCTGCTGGCTTCTGCAGCAATAACGgcattaaaggtgaagttcccctttaaattatggtgaaacaggttgcagcatttccccgtatttggctccatccttccttccttctattaGAACATAATGCCCAGTCCCTGCTGCAATGTTATCACCACCATATAACTAAGGCCCAATGGTGGGAGAGCAgataaggatgctgggagttgtagttctgcagcagcttGGGGGCCATATGTTGGGGGACTATGGATAATACTGGGAGTATTCTATCCCTTAGGTCAGGAAAACTGGCATAGGCACCTGCCCTGTtatactacaattcccagtatccAATGTAACCCAGTGCCGTCATGCCTGgcaatatacatagcacccaggggtaaggaacacacatatatatacatagcacccaggggtaaggaacacacatatatatacaactgcaaaaatccaaaaataggaaaaaaagctccagcagattaactgcaaaacatttattatgggtagtggtaacacgacatgtttcgggttaataccctttatcaagtgtacaaagaccataaccatgtggttatacaaagttcaccaataatttttcatttttgaacacatatatatacatagcacccaggggtaaggaacacacatatatatacatagcacccaggggtaaggaacggCTGACAGTGGCAGATGCAGCCCAGTAACCACTGAAAAATCTATGCCATGTTGTACTGACCCCCTGCTTGTGTTTCTTAGTTCAGAAGGCAGCTGCAAAGGCtttcagggcatgctgggagctgtagttctgtgcTAAATAACTATGGGCAAAGCTCTATATAACATAAAGCCCTCAGATGTTACTAGGCATCATCACCCCCCCATCACTTGCACCAGTCCAGgtgatgccatcattactagcaTAGGATACTGAGATTCTGACTGTTTAACAggatgtaccaatacatgggtagggggatTTCAACTTGCACAGAAGGGAAatagcaataatggcagctctcagAGCAGAGGGGATCCCATATAAAGGAAGGGAGAGGATTACAGGTACTTGGATTTCATGAAAGAGAACAGTAGTTGGATTGGGAATGATGGAGCACATTAATGTATCCCCTGTATGAGTGTCTGTATGCTCCACTCACCTCTATAGTAAAGATTAATATACCTAAATAggttgcagccaatcacatttgaGTTTAAGATTTTACCTATGACTGGCTACCAAGATCcaacatgtatataaataatgccGAGCtgaatgggaccctagcaaccacaggaCAAGGGCcacaagctgcaggtctgataggggatgatgggagttgtaggtcagtgacagtaacaggactacaggctgaaagtatgataggggatgctgggagttgggacaAGCAATGGCTGCCTGTCATTAACTGCCTCAGACAGCATCAGTGGCCCATTAATGCCTGCAAAATGGCAACTCTGAAACTTTAtgcttaaaagctttttaaagaaggcagttttatgtacaaagtaagaaacagagagagaaatatggATATTAAGAGCATTGGAGGCAGAACCTGAACACCAAGTGGCCAACTGTCATCCCAAACGCTGTCAGACTTTGCCCTTAATAATTTCCAAACTTGTTTTAAtacaaagcaaaattaaaaacaacataaatattaatattagaagaggaatctgaatcccaaatgttattttatgctttttgtatttattctgagagGTCTGTAGCCTCCCTGCTCCCCTATTTATTCCCCCAACCACTACTCTCCAATAGtcatgttttatatgtatgtatttatgtattaaacttgaaaaattctatGCAAACCCAAGGCTAATATCCCAGGCGGTACCTAGTGATGCAATTAAGTAgtgattttctgcatttatgtcattattttcctaaaatgtccCCCCAGCGTGTGGCGCactccacttacctctgatcccagaaatgaaagtgagaaaagCCGTTAATAACGgacactctagcaaccaaatgacAGTTAAAACGGTTAAACTTAAGGGCATCACAATGGTTCAGTCACGCATCAGGCTTATGGCAGTGTCACAGTGACAGTTGGTGGCTGTGAAATAGCAGCTTTGAGACTTGTAGCTTAAAATCATACAAACCAGACACTTTTAAATACAGTGTGACTTATAGTAAGCAATGGGAATATCAATATATTAAAAGAATGTGGataccaaatgttattttatacttccatgtatacctgtatatgctgaGAGGTTTGTAGGCTCCCTGTCCCCAATTCTTCCTACCAACCCAGCTCTCATAAtagagttttatatttattaaataaaagaatatgtgTAAAACCAAAGCTAATACCCCAGATGCTTTATttcatttctgccattattttcTGCCATTATTCGTCTCCAGCGATGGGCTCTCCCACCTGGGCTGAACATTTCCATCTTTCTCGTACCCCTGAGCAGAAACATAAAATTATAAACACCATTGGATACCCCTGTTTGAATCACAGAGATATTAGAGTTACAGTAAAGTGAAATAaaccatattatttatatttgtggttgtggcgattatttttttttctattaaacagaCCAACTACAGTAAGGTTGCACTTTGCAAAATACTTTGGggatgatttactaatccacgaatccgaatctgaatgggaaaaattcggattggaaacgaacattttgagactttttctgattttttgcgaatttttgtcgccgttacgacttttttgtaaattgttgcgagtttttcgtagccgatacgacttgcgcaaattgtcacaactttttcgtagccgttacgatttgctcgtatattgtcgcgactttttcgtattgagcgctcgtaaacggcgggcaaacctttgcgactttgcatgagtttggaagcctcccataggactcaatggcactctgcagctccaacccggcccaaggaaagtcacgatactgaagcttgaatgaatccgaaactttcgtactcggcgcggcggctacgaaaaagttgcgacaattagcgctagtcgtaacgctacgaaaaagttgcaacaatttgcgaaaaagtcgtaacggctacgaaaaagttgcgacaatttacgaaaaaatcgcaaaataccgatcattacgaaaaaaatgcattcggacgcttttcggacgttcgtggattagtaaatgtgcccctttgtgtttatttacagCTACATCCCTGGTGCCCTTACCTATGAATATGATAGTTATGCAGCAATATATATTGTAACTGTGGGTATTTTGCCCTTGAATGGTTGGTGAGATAATAAATCCACCCGCCAGCATCTGAGTGTCTGTACAGCCCTATAGGGTTACATGAGACACAGTCATGGGCAGCGCCCCCAGCTTAAGGGGCTAAGGATTAAAAGCAGAAATACATCTACATTAGCCACCATGTAGGTATTTTGCCTGCCTGGCTGCTAACAGTTACCCTCTATGTCACTGTCATTAATCGGGAAGAAAGATAACACAGACAGGAAGGCTTTGTTCCTCCACCAATTACAAAGAGATGCAAAATTTGGAGTAAATGCTGGGGTAACTCAGGTAACATAGGCACATCAGAGCTTTAATACATGGAATAAATGCCAAAGGGCAGTGTTAATTAGTATAACATTTGCCTGATATGCCTTTTAAAAATCTCACGTAAAAgaagtgttttaataaatacattttaagtggTTTTATAATCTGCATTATTGGAGATTAAAAAATGCAGTAGTCTGGGACTGGCACATTCACACTATAGTAAAATGTTTGTAGTTACTATACACCACATGTCCTGGTCTTGGGCTGCTGCAATAAATCCCTGGAAATAAAGTAAAGGTGGCAACACATGAcaattttcagtgaagcgaaacaggacagattcactcatcactaatggaaaccaatcagatttttgttttcactATTCAACCAGCAATTGACTGAAAAAATGCAGTCACTGATACTTTGCTACAGGTTATTGCCATATGCACATTTGCctggtatttataaatgagccccgaCAAGTTGTGTGTATTTGTTGTTCTAAGCCTCTATACTGAATGTGTATTTGCATGTTGTATAAAGTCACCTCACTAGATTTACTATAGCAGCAGATCACAGGGCCAAAGATGCAAAACACATTAGAAGTGATGGTTGTTTGATTGTTTAAATGGCACCCAAGTCTCCATGATTTCATAAATATCCTTATTTTATTGTGCCATAGAAGATGTATTAAAAGCCACGTCTTTCATTTTTGCTGAATCTTTTAtcttcttagtattcttgagttCTCACATTTGCGGATACTGGTTGGGTTTAGTAGGGCTCATTGGAAATCCCCTGTAAGCAGAGCTGCTATGATGTACAAATGGGATGAGAACATTGTTTTGAACTGAGTCTGACTGAGAGTTGGGGAAGGTAAGAGATGGGGACTGATGGCCACAATAAATTGTTGATTGATGCCACTAGGATTAAAGCCTGCAGGTTGGGTGCTGAGGAATAGGCCTTGAGGGCACAGAGAGACAAGAAGGTGGGCTACGGGCGCAGTGCTGCTCAGTGATGTGGATGGTGGGTACAAGAGTCTAGCTGGCTGTCCTGCAATGGGTGAGCCTCCTTCCAGATGTGCATGTAGGGCATTGTGGGTCAGGCTACCATGTGGAAGGGTGATTAGAAAGCGTGGGTTGTATATAAGCTGCTGCCCCATGTGTAGTCTCCATTCCTTTCCCGATGAGCAGATTCAAAACGCTGCACCTGCCAAACAACAAGGGAAAAGGTCTTTTACATTCCATATCcagggaacagcaagaggttctATTCATATGCAGAGATGGGTACTATGGGAAAGAAATAAATACTGGCACAAACCGACTGCTAGCAGAATTAGGTAGTGTTTAAATTAAATCTCCACCTTTATTACATCTTCAATATAAATGTCTTAACTGCACTAAAGTTGGTCCCTTTGCCTCAGGCATATTTCCCCAGGGCaaaggtaaatgagccccattatcaTTCAGGACTGGGAAATGTATGGTTCTGTGCACAGAATACAGACCAGCGGTGTTCAACTATCTTCATTTAGCATCTTGCCCACAAGCCTCCAGGTTGGCCAACACTGATCATGAACATTTGTAGCACCCCTTCTGCACAGTGATATGTTAGGGGTTGTTATGGGCTGACTATATAAAATTGCTTTGTGGAGTCTGTGACGTCTGCTGCTCTACAGACTTGGCAACCCTATGGTTGTACTCAGCAAACACTCATAGGAACATGTATAAGAGCACTGCCCTTTATATGATTTTCAGTGCAAAACAAAAGGCACAGGAGATTTGTGTTGCACATAAATAAGTGAATATTAAAAACTCAACATTGATTCCATCTCCTGTAAAATGATGACTGACATGCTGAAGGAATATGGAAGCACCTACTTTACTATAATTCAGAGGCAGTTGATGCTGGAATGCTGATGGCAGTTTCTGGTGACGACTCCCCTATGAGTTTGGATGGTTTATCCTACCAGGCACGGACCATTGTGCAGTGtgcagtaaaaatatataataaggtCCTAGAGAAAATATTAAATACGTAATACATTCAGAGAAAAGCAACCAGATCAATGAATTTagaaatcaattttttaaaattggaatttttacTTTAAAGAGACAATgatcattatttataaaaatataaaaaggtcaAATAAAAAAGTTTATGCTCTTCTTTTTGGACATCCAATTGAAACTAGGGGAAAGGAGATTATATGGTCAGTACAGGAAGGGTTTCTCCACTGTCAGGCCACTCACAGTCTGGAACAAACTAACAAGAGAGGAGGTAATGAGTGATTTGGGATTTACTGGTGAGAATCTGAGGTCTTTGGATGCCTTTAAAGTGGATGAAAAGTCAAAAATAATGAACACAAGGTTAGGGTATACCAGTGATTTCTCTGAGTGCTTGCTTATTGATTGCAGCTTCTACCacaatttattaaataattattatatcattactactaatacaattaaataataattattgtgtCCAGCACCACTTTGCTTCCATTATTGGAAGATGCAAGCAATGGGGAGCTCTAAGGCACAGAAATGAGTTCTAATGGGTCAGATTTAATGTGACAGATGATTTCCTTCTATTAAATGCAAGCCTGATTAATATTTCCTGTAAATGATGTGTAAGAGACTGCCTGCATGTTAACTGCCCCTGGGTGTTTATGGGTGTCTGGTCTCTGTGACCATTTTTTCCCGTCTTGAACTCTCTATGAGTTCTTAAGTTTGGACCTTGGCCTACTACTAGCTCTGATTGGTATCCACTTGTGTAGACCTCAGTCTGTCTTTTGTGTCAGGGGtggattttaaatgtattatttattaaagtatcAGACTGAAAAAGAAATACCAGtgctatatatataacaaataataaaacagcccCTATGCTAGGTTATGGTTACCactgttttaaatgatttttactggttggtggggggcaggcagtgataTAAAGGGGTGGAGCAGTAATGTAAAATGGGCAGAGCTACAGCTGTTGAACAGATGGAGAGCAGGTTATGGACAGAATCACCAAAGAAAAAAATTTGGGCAGATTGGGGTGGGTCAGGGTGACCCAGGGGCTCATCTTAACAgtattaaaaatttaccagcaactaaattgccagtaaatttttaACACTGGCCCAGCCTTGGCAGGTTCtttactggctaggccggtaCAATACTGTCCAGCTGGCAAGCCTACTGCTAGTTTAAAAGAATTTGCAAAACAGGCCTTTGTATAAGACACATCCATAAGGGGCACCAGCTCAGTATTTGTTTGTGTCATTGATCTTTATTGCCCTTCAGTTGTACATTATACCCCCGTTATCACCTGAATCTATACTGATGCACAGCAAAAGCTGTTATTTTGCACAAAAGATATTCAAGCAGGTCTTAAAAATGCACTATGGGCATTTGCATTGTACAACATGCTAAactgtctaatgaacaatataacAGTATGAAATTCtatttgttattttcattttagctattttttctgacttttattgcatttcattaaAGAAAGCACACACAAGTTAACTTAAACGCACACAGCCTACAAGATATTAGAGGGAACTTTGAGCCAGACTGCAAGAAGACAGAGAACATTATGTACTAAACAAATAAGAACAATGCAGGAGACTATGGGCAGAGTCACTGTCAGAATGTTACATAATGTGCTGGGCTCACTGTTAATACATTGTGTGCAAAAGAACCTTATATTGGAACTTATACTTTTCTTTTGAGatattattgtcattattagACCCTTTGGGAGAAATTTTTTGACGTAGGTTCTGATTAGCACCAATCAGCAGTGAGTTTTGATCAgccaagaaaatgaaaacaaaaatgtgattggttgctatggacaactgcCCTGGTAAAATTTAGCacctataataataaattagcccctCTGTTATCAGTGTGAATCATTGTTGAATAAGTGATGCTCTTTGTTGGTCTGTGTTATAGACTTATGGAGCGATTGTGGATAATGAtaggcacttaaggtggccatgcacgtttggattttaatcttcttccgacgaacattcggatatcggtcgtacgtttaaatgcaacaattttaaactaacattcagactgaaattgtaggataaagcccttaaaataacaaatgggaggatgttctaaACAAGAAATAGTTagcaggcaccaatcgtacgagTAGATTCCATGGATATTTCATGGATAtcatccgatacacaatacatgcacagattttattattatacgacaccaaattttataacttgtccgatcgactaaatgaaccatcaccatggtacgaaaattaccaggacaataatttggagcccacatacGGTCCAAAAATCATAGGAAACCTAGTTTCTATCAGTACGTGTATGGCTAGCTGTTCACTtggccagatgcaattcagtgagaaaaggcTTATCACACTTATTGATGATatttaatttgagatgcaattcaattcagaaagacATTTCTGTTTTCATGTGAAATCTTTATCACATGGAACTCTCCAGCAAGTACAGATGCAGCATAGTTCCTTTACCATTTTGTTGCATTATGTCTCTAACTGGTTGTCGTTGCACTGTAGCAccatctagagcagggatccccaaccttttttacccatgagcaacatttaaatataaaaaggttgggaagcaacgcatgcattaaaaaagATCCTGGGGAGaccaaaaaaaatctataattggtTATTGTGTAGCCcgtatgtagactggcagcctacaggaggctcttttggtagtacccatggtctttatgcctctaaaacttgcctccaagttagacatttaagaatgaagacctgctttgagg
The sequence above is a segment of the Xenopus tropicalis strain Nigerian chromosome 7, UCB_Xtro_10.0, whole genome shotgun sequence genome. Coding sequences within it:
- the LOC116412224 gene encoding TRAF2 and NCK-interacting protein kinase-like, with translation MLILQLCVSHLGILAIKAINLFFLLKSFPFSRSQTFVSFLESCLEKDPSRRWSAEELLQHPFIAELPPTKTIRAEIEEHLRAVQNRPAKQGLRAVRWAREQLRRAREQLRRAREQLRGAREQLQRAMEPLRRAMEPLRRAREQLRQARKHLRPCCAMEHLRRACNFCAIETSPEQKEAQQMALEGFACV